From Rutidosis leptorrhynchoides isolate AG116_Rl617_1_P2 chromosome 3, CSIRO_AGI_Rlap_v1, whole genome shotgun sequence, a single genomic window includes:
- the LOC139899409 gene encoding uncharacterized protein At5g01610-like — MSSITIIFTISILIATSITNAAVNNLTVYEVIESYGFPKGILPIDVTGYELDESTGQFKAFFNGTCSFKLEGTYDLKYQSTISGVISNGKLKNLTGVSVKVFIFWLNIVEVYTTDSELGFSVGIASASFPIGNFEDCPQCGCGMDCNGAGDGEFSQLKIGRNRSFPLFRI; from the coding sequence ATGTCATCGATCACCATCATCTTCACAATCTCAATCCTCATCGCCACCTCCATCACCAACGCCGCCGTCAACAACCTTACTGTCTACGAAGTAATCGAATCGTACGGATTCCCAAAAGGCATACTCCCAATCGACGTCACAGGTTACGAACTCGATGAATCTACAGGACAATTCAAAGCCTTTTTCAACGGTACTTGTAGTTTTAAATTAGAAGGTACTTATGATCTGAAATATCAATCAACAATTAGTGGAGTTATATCTAACGGCAAGTTAAAGAATTTAACCGGAGTTAGTGTTAAAGTGTTTATCTTTTGGTTAAATATTGTTGAAGTTTATACTACGGATAGTGAGTTAGGTTTTTCAGTTGGGATTGCTTCTGCTAGTTTTCCGATTGGTAATTTTGAAGATTGTCCCCAATGTGGATGTGGTATGGATTGTAATGGTGCTGGTGATGGTGAATTTAGTCAATTGAAGATTGGGAGAAATCGGTCGTTTCCtctgtttaggatttag